TCAGCGCCCTGCACCCCACGAACGTACCGGTCCCCCGCCCCCTGCTCCTCTGCGAGGACGAGGACGTCGTCGGGGCGCCCTTCTACGTCATGGAGTTCGTCGAGGGCACCCCGTACCGCACCGCCGACCAGCTCGCCCCCCTCGGCCCCGAGCGCACCCGCGCCGCCGTGCTGAACCTCGTCGACACCCTCGTCGAGCTGCACGCGGTGGACCCCGCCGAGGTCGGCCTCGGGGACTTCGGCCGCCCGGAGGGGTTCCTGGACCGCCAGCTCCGCCGCTGGGCCAAGCAGCTCGACGCCTCGCGCAACCGCGACCTGACCGGCATCGACGAACTGCACGCCACGCTCGGACGGGAACTCCCCCGCTCCCCCGCCCCGACGGTCGTCCACGGCGACTACCGCCTGGACAACGTCCTGATCGGCGGCGAGAACGACGAGATCAACGCGATCCTCGACTGGGAGATGTCGACCCTCGGCGACCCGCTCACCGACCTCGGCCTGCTGGTGATGTACAGCAGCCCGCTCGGCATGCCGGACTCCCCCGTCTCCACCACGGCCCAGGCCCCCGGCCACCCCGCCCCCGCCGAGCTGGTCCAGCGGTACGCCGACCGCTCGGGCCGCGACGTGGGCGCCGTCGCCTGGTACACGGCGTTCGCGTGGTTCAAGCTCGCCGTGATCCTGGAGGGCATCCACTACCGCTACACGCTGGGCCGCACGGTCGGCCCCGGCTTCGACCGCATCGGCGACCTCGTCCCCGTATTCATCGAGCACGGCCTGACCACCCTTCAGAAGGGCTGACCCGCCATGGACTTCGCGTACGACGCACGCACCGAGGAACTCCGCGCCAGGCTGCTCGCCTTCTTGGACGAGCACGTCCACCCCGCCGAGCAGGTCGCCCACGAGCAGCGCGCCCGCCTCGCTTCCCCCTGGGACACCCCGCAGGTCGTGGAGGACCTGAAGGCCGAGGCCCGCCGCCAGGGGCTGTGGAACCTCTTCCTCCCCGACGCCGAGTACGGCGCGGGCCTGACCAACCTCCAGTACGCCCCGCTCGCCGAGATCACCGGCCGCAGCCCGCAGCTGGC
The Streptomyces sp. NBC_01723 genome window above contains:
- a CDS encoding phosphotransferase family protein yields the protein MTPDHPPGLDLDRLRELLDRERPGLVTGPLSGRLIEGGRSNLTYAVTDGTARWVVRRPPLGHVLATAHDMKREHRVISALHPTNVPVPRPLLLCEDEDVVGAPFYVMEFVEGTPYRTADQLAPLGPERTRAAVLNLVDTLVELHAVDPAEVGLGDFGRPEGFLDRQLRRWAKQLDASRNRDLTGIDELHATLGRELPRSPAPTVVHGDYRLDNVLIGGENDEINAILDWEMSTLGDPLTDLGLLVMYSSPLGMPDSPVSTTAQAPGHPAPAELVQRYADRSGRDVGAVAWYTAFAWFKLAVILEGIHYRYTLGRTVGPGFDRIGDLVPVFIEHGLTTLQKG